GTTCAAAAGTTAGATTGTATCTTTAGTTTTGTGGTGTATGTGGCTTTAGTGATGTTAGCCAAACGTCATGAATCATTAGCTGTTATTCTTATATTAGAATCTGGGATATTATAAACTAATATTATACTATTGCTGTTTATTCAGGAATTCGATTAGCCAAAATCATTGCCTAGACATAAGATATACAAATCCAAGGGCCAATCTGCTTACTCATTCACTTTCATGTGTCCCAATGGCATCCCCAACCAGTGAAAAACTTACATTTGTGCTATACAATAGTCATTTATTAATGTCACATgttcgattaatgagcaattctGCTATTGAAATGACAACGGATAAAGAAGTTGTCAGGTTTCGTATTAATAAACAGCTAAAAAGACCTGATCGTTTGAGAGAAGGGGACAAGAAACAAACACGAGGTCAAGTGTCAAAAAAGACCAAACTTAATGAATTAAGGTTTTATCGTTTGAAGGCAAAGAAAAAGATGAGATCTCCGAATCCAGAAGTTAGGATTTTATACAGGCTGGGAAAGGTTAGAAGCATTTCTACCTTGCTATTtgcataatatttaatattgatcACGTATACACTCTATTCCaggttcattttcattttcttatttgAGGTCAAATGAACCAGATTAGTATTTCATCTGACCTACACATTGACAGAAAGCAGAGGTGGAATTATGGGCGTGTGAGGCagattgggtaatgggtcatCATTAGTAATTTTAAGGTGCAAGTGAAATGAGGTTacaaaaaagtatatatgtcTAATAATAAGTAAAATGATTAAGGAAGTTCATGCAGCAGTACAAAATTTGGGTGACATTTGATCAATTGATCTTTATCTGATAAGCTTATTACTCATTTGACACTCATTTGACGATAAGCCATAAACATAATCTGAATCAACCCATTCATTAGTGAATGGGAAGAAATGGCCACTCGTTATTAGTCCATTGTGAAACATTGACTCATGTATTGTATTCAAAGTGGGTTTTTTTCATAATCATCTAAAATCTTGAagtttaatgatgataatgatcaAAATATAATGGGGTTGAACTTGGAAATGTCCCTATCATTTTGGGTATATATAGTACTTGATtgtactttaaaagtcaaaccaTATGCATCTTGTATGGAACAGAAGGTGAACTATGAATATACGAATTCGTTAccttatatatgtttttttctccCAGGCCAAAAGGAAGGAAGAATGGTTGATTGAAAAACTAAGGAAATTTGAGGTACGGAAAGCTTCAGCTGAAGTATATGATCCTGAAATTTTAACAGAGGAAGAAAAGTTCTACCTAAAGCGAACTGGTGAGAAAAAGAAACATTATGTTCCAGTTGGGAGACGTGGGGTATTTGGAGGAGTTGTTCTAAATATGCACCTTcattggaagaaccatgagacTGTTAAGGTTGTTTGCAAACCTTGTAAACCTGGACAGATCCAAGAATATGCCGATGAGCTTACTCGACTAAGTAAAGGCATTGTGATTGATATAAAACCTAATAATGTCATCATATTTTTCCGTGGGAAAAATTATGTGCAACCAGAAATCATGTCACCACCAGATACCCTGTCAAAAGCAAAGGTAATTTTTTATTCATGATGCAAATGCATTCAGTTCTAAGTGGCTGTATTATTGGGATAACGGCATAAGAAAGCAAACAAGTTTGATGTCATTGCTATTATGGGTAAATAACTTATTTTAGGCTTAAAGAAAAGCACGATAAACGGTAATCCAAGATTACTTTTTTTCTGCAACTGCATCAGTAGTAACATGCTGATGAGAAGTCTAAAGTTACCAACATGTCATCGATTTATTTTGCATGTGGCTACTTTTTTTGGCGAATATTTGGTACATCATGTCTTTTTATGCAGTTAGCGCTTTTTTACATATCCTTAAGTACTCTAGAAATTCACATATAATGTTGTTATtgaacatttttcatttttgatgatTATACGAATTTTGCAGGCGTtggaaaaatacaaatatgaacAATCCCTTGAACATACAAGTGAGTTCATTGAAAAACTGGAGAACGAGCTGGAAGAGTATTATAAGCATAAAGCACGGTTCACTAAAGAGAAACAAAGTTCACCAAAGGATTAAGTGAATGATGTTACATGGTTCATCTCTTTATGCACATGAATTTAGATTTGCATGTCCAGTTATTGAGAGAATGGGTCTAGATTGGACAACTGCCTGACTGGTTTATTAAGATAAACCAAGTAGACGATATCCAAATAGTATGTGGTGAAGTAACAGAACACCAAGAGGTTTGAATTGTCAGGTATCGCTTTTCCTCAAGATAAACCTGATGAAGAAGGTATCAGCCATAGCCGGAAGGTCAAGATGCAGTTTAATGCTGTAAACCTTATATAGCCGGAAGAAGTAATTGTTGACATGACGTTATTTAGTTTGTAAACCTTTTAATAGTGATgtgataaatatttataatcgCTGTGTTTTAGTAATGTAAATGTAGGTTACGAGATTATCCCAATTACACGCTATTATCCAAGCTAAGTTTTTCCATATCTTATAAGGTTGGCATGATTTGACCGGCTCCAGTTCACCAAGCACAATGTTACACATAATCTTTTTTTCTCACTTAATAACATACAACACATGATCACTCACTTATTTCCatccaataaaaataatgtcaCCACTCCCATTTTGTAGGTTTATATACCATTATCACAACCACCAATCGAGTACCGTATTAACCCCACACAAAATTAAATGATTGAATGTGGAATAAATGTGGATAACGCCATGGGATGATACATAAAGATTCCATGGGTTCGGTCCTAAAAGAAAGATCAGTTTGtattcaaaaaacaaacactATACGTCTATACTAGGTTTTCTACGTTGATTTAAACCTTTAGAAAAAAATTTGCcaatttttttgtgtttgactAATTTTATAGGCCCAGAAAAGTTCCTAAAAATCTAGCACTGAGTATTACACATGATATCTCTTAAACCTTTTATCTGTTGTGTGTCATCCTAAGGCATGATTTTAGCTCTATCAAATTCGTCaaatttatcttcttttttttttctttttcttttttgtcaaaTCTCAATTGAGTTGACAAATGGGCCATCACAAATTCTttggaaaattaaaatttagtaGAAACCGGTCCAATTTAATCACGGCCCATATACCAAATCAATCTTCCCTGACTTGTGAGTTTCTCCCTGGAAATCGTACTTCAAACCCTCAAACACACAGACagagatagatatatagatatagatatagatataggagGTAATGAGTTTGTCACTTATACAAAGCTATCCATCATCCGAAGATGAACAAGAACAAACTTACCTCAGCAGCTCATCTGACGACGAcgaagaagaaaaacaagaccATCAAAACGACGACGTTTCAGGCAgcaattataaaataaaaaagcctTTATTTGATCCACCTCCAaatacttcatcatcatcttctctTCCTTCCGCATTCCTCGCATTCTCCGAAgtaatctctctctctctgtcacacacacacacacacttttttttattacaaaagaagatatatattatgattatgataaatatatataattaaactgTATGATGTTGCTTTAGTGGCCGGAAAAAAATAATGCCCCCTTTTTTGCTTTATGACTATGAATTATAAAAACCCTTAATTCAAATGTATCAGCTGGACTTCATGATGATTTTACCAAAGTAAATACATTAATGGATGAGACCCTATTCAGTTCACCTGGGAAAGGCGACTCATTTTTATCGTAATCACATGTACTCCGCATAACTGAAGTATTCCGTAATTGTTTCCGAACTTTTCACTGGCCACTGCCAAGTTTGTACCTAGTCAGATTCGAACCTGACCTCGTAAAGAATTCCAGGATAGATTTATGCTTCACTCTAACAAGTTACCGAGTGAGCACGTCATTTTTAATTACATAAGTAAATAAGGCATTTCGTTTTTTTGTGTATctttatattatagatttaaGGTGTCATCTTTTTAGGTAGCCAAGTGCATAGGTGAGGGGTTTGAAACGGGTTATTTGAGGATATTGATATGTTTACCTTAAGTCGTGGGTTGTGTGAACATCTTGTTGGTTCCTTTTGCAACAATTTTGACCATTGAGTTTATAGAGAATGCTACATACTGGAATTTGGTAGTGAAGGCTAGCAAATTAATCCTCTACAAAGAGTATTTGCGTGCTTGGTAATAGGATTGATATCAACAAGTTAAAAAGTGAGTAATGATAGACAATTTCTGCATTCAAGAGGTTTCATAatctttgtttcttttgttttttctcaTCTTCGTCTCTGAAAATTAATTACTGTGGTTTATGTCAGCTAAAaacttatgatacttattttcctGTAATTCTTCAAGGTTTCAGGACCTCCACAGTTTCTTAACAACTCTGTTGGAGAGACGGGATCAgcagaaaaagataatgatGGGCAGCTGTGGCGGCATGGTCGTCGGAGAAATCGCAGAGACAAAAATGATGTGCCTGAAGGTAGTTTCTTTCTCTACAATATAATAACATTTTCCTGCAGATATTTAGTATGATAAGAACCTGatcacttatatatatttggtcAGAAATCCACCACCTTAAGTTTAAAGGAAGAGATGCACAATATCCTAAAGAACGCATTTGCAAGCCCCTCAAATCTTACAAGTTTTGCAAATTTTATGACTTTTGCCTCTTGTTTACCAGACAAATGTGTGATATTAACCCCTGTCCTTTGTTGTTCTGTTGTAAGCTCATCATTTACTTGTCAAAATGCAAAATTAACACTGAAGACAATTCTCATCATTTTATCTAAACTTCTGTTGCAAACTAACCATTTATAAATGGTCAAAAAATGTTCCGCTATGGCATACTgatatgttttagtttttttttttaaatcaagtaTGATTATTGGTATGAAATTTGATGGTTACTTGGTTAGGGACTTAGGGGACTACTTCATCAATACCATCGTTAGTGTGATATGGCCAACTTAGCTTTATCCTTGACCTCCTACTTCATAGTAATACAATCCTATGTGTATTACAATCACTttttaaggtcaaacacgaaacctgttaagaacaggtcgtgtcgtgttaacaggtCCCGTGTCAAAATTGCCAGCCTTACATAGGATGGTGAGTATGACTTATAGATCATTGGGGGTATTCTttcttttaatatgtttttaaccCCACATGGATGCCACCTGTGATGTGTAAGCTGCAATTTTAGTATAAAAAATATGAGGCTCGAATCTACTTTCACAGGAACATGTAATGTGTAGTTCATGTATTAGTCCTTGGAAAAGTATAGTTGGTTGGCAATCGGCTACTCTGTAAATGCTATTTTACGGTATAGAAAGCTCTTTCGATTAGAACGAAGCATAATGagattttattattgtttttcataGGTGCCGTAATGCAGGCTAAAGCGCAATTAGTGGGAATACGTGACAGAGTAAGCAGTGACGCTGGGACCAATACATCAACTCAATCTAAGGTTTCATCAAATACAACTGGAGGATCTGCAAAACGCGTGGTGACTGCAACTAATCCAAATCCAGAAGATGCTGCAGACCTTTTGAGGTGCTCTTCATATGCCCCTTTAAGTCACGAAAATAGTCTTTCCCCATAATCTAGTTTCAAAATCTGATCCTAAATTACCCTTCTGATGTCAAAGATTGgatttacttttttattgaattatttatCTGTCATTATTTTTTCTTGTACTCTTGACGACATTGTTTTTCTACAGGATGTGTGTGCAGTGCGGAATACCCAAAACATTCTCTAATGCACGAGGAATGGTGTGCCCTGTTTGTAATGACCGTCCTATGAAAGAGACTGACGAATCATCAAAGAAGAAAGGATCTATGATTAAGGACAAGGAAAAGAATAAACGAATGAAAGGTCAGTCATCACATGCTACTTGGAAAAGCGAAACAGAGATGCATCTTCGACAACAGTTTGATTAGCGCATATCTTTTAGTAGTATTTGTGCTATGTAacatttctttttaaagaaTTCAGGTATCTTATCAGTTCAAAACTTGTGTAACCTATACTGTCACTCTGTCAGTAGCTCTGCAAGTATTATTTCTTACCTGTACTTTTGGGCATTGTAACCAATGACATgagttttctttttgaaatgtAGTATATCAATTGTTTGGAAAACAATGAAAAtgttgcatcttcttgaatgaAAAGATTTGTTGATTGCATTCTTGGATTCTCATGAGCGGTTAATCGTATCAGCTATGTCATTATGTACAAATTAAATCAATTTGTTCACCAGAAATCCTCAAATTTATTGGTTAAACTGATTAACATCCTCTTGTTCAATTTATGGCTGGTTTGAAATTGGATAAAGTGATCAGCTTGATCTCAGTATGATTACAAAGAGTGGAAGTATGTCATTAGTATACTGAATTACTGATGACATTTCTCAATCTTGTTGAAATGTGAAGGGCTTTGCTGTTCACTGACCAGTGAATCACTCTAGCTGCTAGCCTATTTCTCAATCTTTCTCTATCTTGTGCAAATGTGAGGAAATTCATTGTTTGAATCTAGTAAATCTGGTAAATGATACCACATTATTGTAAGATGGTAAATCTGGTAACTGATACCACATTAGTCTTTAAAAGTTTCGAGTCCCTGAGTACTTACGAAATCGAGGAGCAGAACAGCCATCCTCGTGCCAGCAACTCATGGTAACGACGTATAGAAGATCATTTGAAGGTTAATTTAAGACATAAATTGCTatcaagattttttaaaaaaaagggataTATACCAAGAAATTGTAAAAGCCCTACTGGTATAGGTATATGTTGTGATCCATGGGGCCTCTTGGATGATTTTATACATTATATTGCACAAactataaacaataactatagcCTAATTTCGTTGCCACCGGTCTTGTCATTTGACTCGGCTGCTAATTCTTCTTGACGTACTATTTTCTCTGTCATCCTCGAGGGTCCTGGCATAGACCCTTGTTTCTGTTCAGCAAGGATATTACAATTTCAGTATCACGTAAAATCTATAATCTATTTATTGCAATAACAAAGTGAACCAGAAACAATAGATAATTTACCAGATTTGGCTTGGGAGACAATGGAGCAGGCAAATTAGGTGATTCTGAAGGCCTATGAAACAATAAATGTGCTACCGAACGATCTATAGGATTTGTATCAGTTTCCATATCCATGAATCCAGTGCACCTGTAATTATAGTGGTAACAGAGCCATTTAATCATTTATCAACATATACCAGAATATGTCAGGTCAATGCAATAAAGTAAATAGTTTAAAAAGCAGAGGTGGCATGATAGGCGGGTTGCGGTGGGTTAAATAAGAGGACAAAGGGGTTTGGGTCAAAAAAAAGTCATACTCTAATACTGGTTGAAACAGACCTAGTCCAATTCCTTGGCCTGCTAAAACTTATTAGTCCACTTTCCCATATATGTATCACCAAGTTAGGTTTAGGGGTCTGCCACATACACTAAAGATTGATTGAGCAACTTTCCACCCATTTGACCCTCCTTGACCCGTTTGGCATGTCCTTTTAgctaactttttaaatttgacCCGTTCAATAACAAAACTCAAATTGACCTATACACAAGTAAATGGATCATAACATCCATTGAGCTATACAAAAAATAAGCCAACCTCCAGCTGAAACCATGCCTGATTTCCACCACAAAGATAAATGATAGTTGAGTAACTCATATAGCATGAGAGAAAGGAATCATACTTGTCAGATCTATCAGCAATTATAGGACCACCAATATCGTTCATATCAGTTGCGGCACTATTGAGACCTGGATTATTATGCCGCTGCTCAGCACTTCTCGCTAATCGGTACAGACTGTCCCTTATACATAACTTAGTTCTCAAGTCCAACTGAAAATAAACAGGTACAAGTTAAGAAACTTTAGAAAAGTTAAGAGTACAAGTAAGACGATAAAATAAACGAGAATCAGGTGCATGCAGGTAGTATGTTCCAAGtcttaaatttttgtttaaaataactGCAGGGGCACAGTTTCACAGGGCAGTGTACTCCATGAACTCCATATTGTGTTAGTTCATAGATTTCTCTTAATGCCCACAACTTTACTGCTCATGTAACTCAATGTCTACCCTGACTGTGATACCTCATTTATCATAACATTCCCATAATTGTGTATGTCTTCAACTCTTTTCTCCACTTTTATTACTTGGCAGCCTAGATTTGGCATGTATAGAAGATGTTAATGCTTCATTTCCATT
The sequence above is drawn from the Erigeron canadensis isolate Cc75 chromosome 4, C_canadensis_v1, whole genome shotgun sequence genome and encodes:
- the LOC122595743 gene encoding uncharacterized CRM domain-containing protein At3g25440, chloroplastic — its product is MLGHMSVRYFGRRIYNFVHNTSIRHYLRNSISQNHCLDIRYTNPRANLLTHSLSCVPMASPTSEKLTFVLYNSHLLMSHVRLMSNSAIEMTTDKEVVRFRINKQLKRPDRLREGDKKQTRGQVSKKTKLNELRFYRLKAKKKMRSPNPEVRILYRLGKAKRKEEWLIEKLRKFEVRKASAEVYDPEILTEEEKFYLKRTGEKKKHYVPVGRRGVFGGVVLNMHLHWKNHETVKVVCKPCKPGQIQEYADELTRLSKGIVIDIKPNNVIIFFRGKNYVQPEIMSPPDTLSKAKALEKYKYEQSLEHTSEFIEKLENELEEYYKHKARFTKEKQSSPKD
- the LOC122595526 gene encoding uncharacterized protein LOC122595526; translated protein: MSLSLIQSYPSSEDEQEQTYLSSSSDDDEEEKQDHQNDDVSGSNYKIKKPLFDPPPNTSSSSSLPSAFLAFSEVSGPPQFLNNSVGETGSAEKDNDGQLWRHGRRRNRRDKNDVPEGAVMQAKAQLVGIRDRVSSDAGTNTSTQSKVSSNTTGGSAKRVVTATNPNPEDAADLLRMCVQCGIPKTFSNARGMVCPVCNDRPMKETDESSKKKGSMIKDKEKNKRMKGQSSHATWKSETEMHLRQQFD